From Streptomyces sp. SAI-135:
CGACGACTCGGACGTCGACCGCACCCTGAAGCTCGTCGACGCCGTGCCGCCCCGTACGACCGCCGGCATCGCCACCGGGACCAGCCTCAGCCTGCACCCCGCCGGGCACATCCTCGGATCGTCCTGGGCCCGGCTCACCCTGGAGGACGGCCGCACCCTGGCCGTCAGTGGCGACCTCGGCCGCCCGGGCCACCCGCTGCTGCTCCCGCCCGAGCCGTTCTCCGGAGCCGACGTCCTGCTCATGGAGTCGACCTACGGCAACCGGCGCCACGAGGAGCAGGCCGGCCGGACCCACTTCGCCGACGTGCTGACCCGGACTCTCGCCCGGGGCGGCACCGTCGTCATCCCGGCGTTCGCACTCGACCGCACCGAGATCCTCCTGCACGAACTCGCCGGACTGCGCCGCGAGGGCAGGCTCCCGGCGGCGGTGCCGGTCTACGTCGACAGCCCGATGGCCCTGGCCGCCCTCGACGTCTACCGTGACGCGATTGCCGCCCGGGCCCCCGAACTGCGCCCCGAGGTCGCGGTCGCGGGTACCGCCGCTCTGAGTCCCGAGCCGTTCCGCGCCGTACGCTCGATCGACGAGTCCGTCGAACTCAGCCGCTCGGGCGGACCGGCCGTCATCGTGTCGGCGTCCGGCATGGCCACCGGCGGGCGGGTGCTGCACCATCTGCGGCGCCTGCTGCCCGATCCGCGCAACGCCGTCGTCGTGGTGGGCTTCGCCGCCCAGGGCACCCGGGCACGGGATCTCGTCGACGGCGCCAAGGTGATCAAGATGTTCGGCGAGTACGTCCCGGTCCGCGCTCTCGTCGCCGACGTGCCGCACTTCTCCGCACACGCCGACGCCGCGCAGATCATCGACTGGCTCCGGGGCGCCCCCGCCCCGCACGCCACCTACCTGGTGCACGGCGAGCCGGAGGCGGCCGCCGCACTGCGCGACCGTATCGACCGGACGCTGGGCTGGACCGCGGCGGTGCCGCGCTCGGGGGAGCGGGTCCTGGTGCGGTGACCCGTCCCACGGCTCCGCCTCCCACCGCCGGCCCGGTACAAGGGCCGCTGTGGCCCCGGATGCGGGCCGGTCGCCTCATGCGCCGACGGCGGCGGCGGAGTGGACTGGAGGCACGAGGGGAACGACGCCGATTCCGAGAGGGGGAGAGGACCGTGGGTACCAGTCTCACGCCGGAGTTCTGGGAGAGGTTCGTGCTCCTGCTGTTCGCGTCGATGGGTGTGACCGTCGTCCTCACCGCACTCTTCGACGCACTCGCGCTGCGCGTCGCACGTCGCCGGGCGCAGACGCCCCCCGCTCCGGCGCCGCCTCGGCCCGTGGAAGCGGACCGGCGTGCGCGCGTGAGCCATTGAGCAACCCGTCGGCCGCCGGCCCGCGAAAGGGCGACGACCGACGGGCCCGGCCCTTCGGCGGTGGCCTGATCCGCCGGTCGGCTACACGACGACCTCATACGGTCCGACGGCCCGCAGAGCAGACGCCGCCCGGCACCGCCCCCGCACCGGCGCCGCCTCGGCCCGTGGAAGCGGATCGGCGTGCGCGCGTGAGCCATTGAGCAACCCGTCGGCCGCCGGCCCGCGAAAGGCCACCGCCGACGGGCCCGGCCCTTCGGCGGTCGCCTGATCCGCCGGTCGGCTACACGACGACCTCATACGGTCCGACGGCCCGCAGAGCCGGCACGGGCCGCTCGGAGACCGGCACCGGCACCGCCACCACGGGGACCGGGGAACCCCGAAGGCACTCACGGCCCACGGAGCTGACCGCCGGCCGCGGCCCGTCCTGGACGGGACGGCTGAGGCCCAGGGCCAGCAGAAGGGCACCGCGCGACTGCTGGAGCAGGACACGCGCAGCCGGGCCCTCGACCAGGACGGCACGCACCGCGGGATCGACCCGGGGGCCGACGGTCTCCCGGACGGCGGCGGCGAGGACTTCGGCCGCACGCTCCCGCTGAGCCGCCTGCTGGGCGCGGTCACGCACGCGGGCGTAGGGGGCGAGGGCCGGCGCCGGGTCCCAGGCGTGCACGGCCACGACCTCCGCTCCGAGTCGGCGCGCCGCCTCGGTCGCCCAGCGCAGCGCCGCCCGGGACGCCTCGGAACCGTCGACACCCACCACGATGCGGTCGCCGCCGTCGGCGTGTTCGGTCATGGCCGCCTCCCGGATCCGTTTCTGCTTCCACGGTGCTGCGGGGCGGCCGTCAGCGACCCGGGCCGACCGGCACGGTGTTCGTGCCGGTCGGCCCCTGGTGCGTGCCGTCACCCGGTCATGTCCGGTAGTGACGGTGATCCTCGCCGTCTCCGATGAAGTGCTTCTCGATGACGACCTCGTGCTCACCGGGCCGCCGGACCACGCCCG
This genomic window contains:
- a CDS encoding MBL fold metallo-hydrolase — its product is MTTVVSGPAGPATTSSRPALLTFLGGVGTVTGSKFLVESDHARVLVDCGLFQGIAELRRRNWRGLPCDAADIETVVVTHAHLDHCGYLPRLVRHGFRGRIVTTEYTARLMEIVLRDSARLQTETARHANEHGWSKHRPAQPLYDDSDVDRTLKLVDAVPPRTTAGIATGTSLSLHPAGHILGSSWARLTLEDGRTLAVSGDLGRPGHPLLLPPEPFSGADVLLMESTYGNRRHEEQAGRTHFADVLTRTLARGGTVVIPAFALDRTEILLHELAGLRREGRLPAAVPVYVDSPMALAALDVYRDAIAARAPELRPEVAVAGTAALSPEPFRAVRSIDESVELSRSGGPAVIVSASGMATGGRVLHHLRRLLPDPRNAVVVVGFAAQGTRARDLVDGAKVIKMFGEYVPVRALVADVPHFSAHADAAQIIDWLRGAPAPHATYLVHGEPEAAAALRDRIDRTLGWTAAVPRSGERVLVR
- a CDS encoding universal stress protein — translated: MTEHADGGDRIVVGVDGSEASRAALRWATEAARRLGAEVVAVHAWDPAPALAPYARVRDRAQQAAQRERAAEVLAAAVRETVGPRVDPAVRAVLVEGPAARVLLQQSRGALLLALGLSRPVQDGPRPAVSSVGRECLRGSPVPVVAVPVPVSERPVPALRAVGPYEVVV